From the genome of Acidobacteriota bacterium, one region includes:
- a CDS encoding DUF4926 domain-containing protein — MKLKTHDLVALLEELPEQKLRRGDVGSVLRARLRDGRYEIRFGASHERGMVSATLEASVLLRLNQAYDESLSPFVPLASHSTYEEHRLEEIQAAQTESDIHIPPDLSLHDRLHLVCIHLPTDFVPYGIRRRNSADCSCGCLHYVPLEGKEGADWGVCTNPRSPRAGLLTFEHEECEFFEDDQLPGSE, encoded by the coding sequence ATGAAACTCAAGACACATGACCTGGTCGCCCTGCTCGAAGAACTGCCTGAGCAGAAATTGCGGCGCGGCGATGTCGGCTCCGTTCTCAGGGCGAGACTGCGAGACGGCCGTTACGAAATACGCTTCGGCGCAAGTCACGAGCGCGGTATGGTCAGCGCGACGCTCGAAGCGTCCGTGCTACTGCGCCTGAACCAGGCCTATGATGAGAGCCTTTCCCCCTTCGTCCCGCTCGCCTCTCATAGCACCTACGAGGAGCATCGCCTGGAAGAAATTCAAGCGGCGCAAACCGAGAGCGATATTCACATTCCGCCGGACCTTTCGCTGCACGACCGGCTTCATTTGGTCTGCATACACCTGCCGACGGATTTTGTGCCTTACGGGATCCGGCGGCGCAACTCCGCCGACTGTTCCTGCGGCTGCCTGCATTATGTGCCGCTCGAAGGCAAGGAGGGTGCGGATTGGGGCGTGTGCACCAACCCGCGCAGCCCGCGTGCCGGGCTGCTGACGTTCGAGCACGAGGAATGCGAATTCTTTGAAGACGACCAGTTGCCTGGAAGCGAGTAA